The Desulfovibrio inopinatus DSM 10711 genome includes a region encoding these proteins:
- a CDS encoding IS5/IS1182 family transposase, which translates to SVPAPELIQGLQAEFVAADKAYDCNSFISLIIGQNAKPVIPPKKNRRNQRKYDKHIYKERHLVECFFCKLKEFRRIATRYEKLQMTFLAMVTIASCLIWLR; encoded by the coding sequence AGCGTTCCGGCCCCAGAGTTAATTCAGGGACTTCAGGCTGAATTTGTAGCCGCCGACAAGGCTTATGACTGCAACAGCTTCATAAGTCTCATTATCGGACAGAATGCCAAGCCTGTTATTCCGCCCAAAAAGAATCGTCGCAACCAGCGGAAATACGACAAGCACATTTACAAAGAACGACATCTCGTAGAGTGCTTTTTTTGCAAGCTCAAAGAGTTTAGACGAATCGCTACTCGTTACGAAAAATTGCAGATGACTTTCTTGGCAATGGTTACTATCGCCTCATGTCTCATCTGGTTGCGGTAA